Within Harpia harpyja isolate bHarHar1 chromosome 4, bHarHar1 primary haplotype, whole genome shotgun sequence, the genomic segment CTACAGAACCCAGAATAAGTCCTGTGCGTTCCCAAAATGCTGgtcccctgcatcccataatgcATCCCATACCCTTAGGCAGTAACTCCCATTGGTCCAAAAGGTGCTACAGCCTTGACTCCCCTTCACTCATTTTGATGGGTTTCACACCTGGAAGGGGTCTGTTAAGTCTCCTGTGACAGCCCTAGAAGGAGCCTGGATAGGGTGTTCCCTCTTCTGAGCCTGTAATTTGGGTTCCCCTGCCTTCCACTTCACCTCTGTGCTCCTCTATCCTTGTAGAGATGCACCAGTGATGGGCTGATAGCTCTCCATCTGATagccctgggagctgctggggcagagtaTTATTTGGCATCCCCCTCCTGCCATTGTGCTCCTTTGTGGATATGTGGATGTGGTTTTTATCACGTAACCTAGAAAACACAACCAGCAAATCCCATTTGCTCATAAGTCCGTGTTGTAAAGAACATGTATTTGAAATATACAGCTCAGAGGTTACACAAATTGCAGTTTCTTTAGAATTCTGCCTAAGGCTGCtttcacatctttatttttcaggctATAGATGATGGGATTCAGCATGGGGGTTAAGATGCTGTATTGGGTGGACAGCACTTGGTCTAGAATGATTGATGAGACTGATTTGGGTTTTGTGTACTGGAACAGAGCAGTTATGTAGAGTAACCCCACTACAATGAAGTGGGAGCTGCAAGTGGAGAAAGCTTTGTGCCTCCCTTCTGCAGACCGTATCTTCAAGACAGTGGTGATGATATAGATGTAGGAGATGAGTGTGAGCAAAAAGGAGCTGGACCCAAAGatcacagcagaaaaaagaagaatgagtTTACTGAGATAGGTCCCACTGCAAGCAGCAGACAGGAGAGGGGGCAGCTCACAGCTGAAATGTTTGATTTCTGCATGCCCGCAGAATTGAATATTTAACACAGGAATTATGTTTAGAGCTGAATATAAGAGACCCATTGCCCATGAACTTCCTACCAGCTGATAACAGAAATGTTTGCTCATAGCCTCTTGATACTTCAGTGGATTACAGATGGCCACATATCGGTCATATGCCATTACTGAAAGCATAAAAACTTCACACCCCGCTGAGAGGAAGATGAAGAACATTTGAGTCATACAAGCATTGACAGCAATGGTTATGCTTCCTTTCACAAGGAAATTCATCAGTATCTTTGGAACAACAGTGGTGGCATAACAGATGTCAACAAGGGCtaaatgaaagaggaagaagtACATAGGAGAGTGAAGGTGGCAATCAATCCTTATGACCAACATGATTACCATATTTCCTAATAAAATAATTAGGTAAATAATTAAAACCACAGTGAATAGGAGGCTTTGAAGGAACGGATCTCTTGTAAGTCCCAAGAGAACAAACTCAGTTCCACTTGTTTGGTTTTCCATTTACTCTACGTGACCTAAAGGGGAGAGAAATGCTAGCACTGGAATCAGAACACACAAAATCCCATGAATTGACTCCCAGGTAGCAGGTCAATGTGGGGTTAAGAAAGGAGATTTCAGTGCATGTTAGGAAGCAGGGGTTTTGGAAGAGGTATGCAGAAAGTGTTTGAAATAGGCCTTTTCCCCACTGAGCCCAACTGGCACTTCCTGTTCCTATTAATTTTATCCTCTTACTAGGACCTTTCAGATTCCACACGGGAGTGAAGTCTTGAAAGCTGAGCCTGAGACTGACGGTGTCCTTCTCTGATTTGTGGTTTGTCTTCCTCCTGACAATGCAGAATTACAAATTAGGCTACCTCTCACTAATTGTGATGAGACCCTAGGAATTCCAGTAAGTCTGTGCACCTGGTCCTAGACTTTGCTTCCTCACTTATAACCTCAGCCCTGAACAACCTATGAGTTAAAGGTTGCTCCAGTTCTCAGGAATTCTactatttaacatttttcttattctgctgaAGGCCCCAAATTCCCACAGCATATGGCTTCAGTATAACCCCTGTGGACACAGAGGTCTGTGAGATCTATATTAAAGTGTTCGGATCCTGCATGTTGAACTATAGCAAGTGGAAGTTTGGGGCTGAAAtgtttggggttggggtggggatgttagggtttttttttttactttgtgttctTTTTGTGATGATTCTGCTCAAATATCAGATAGTtatattttaaagcagagaaCACTCATGGGATGTTTTCTGTACAAACGTGCTCTTCTGAACTAGGTCCCTTattaaatttttcagtaaaatgaagAAACTTATGTAGGGAAAAAGCAGTAAGAATCCCAGGCGTAATATTCTCCCAGCCTGCGTGCTTATTGTCACTTAACCTGGGTGGTGTCTAACACAGATGAGATGCATCTTAAAAACATAGGTGTTCATAGTTCTGAATGCAGAACTAAGTTATCTCAGTTATGAAATGACATAGAGTATCATCGCAATGTGTCTCCATGCACTTATAAAGTATAGTGTCTCAGGATGCAGAACTGCAGTTTGAGTCAGTTCCCCATTTTTACCACTTCCACATTTGGCATGAGTTTCCCACTCTGAAAAGCTAGCTAACTAACTCCATAGTTCAGGCAGAATCAGATCCAGCATGTCACATGTATGGGCATGCAAGGCAAGTAGGAGTAAGTGTGGACTTGATCTGGAAGGAATCAGGGGACTACAAAAAGTGAAGGCTACCACAGGCTGAGATATGATATCCTACAACAgagcacagatttttaaaaattttattcagtATCTAGTTATTGGGTTCTTCTGCTTCCAGCACAGTAGTCTGCAAATGGGAAAATCATTGGTTTTCAGGAAGTCTTGTTACCTACATGTTCTTAGTTATAAGCAGTTTTTCCTATTTtgacttttactttttaaaaagttagtcATAGAAATCTAGATTTAAGGAAAAATGGTCACCTCCAGAAGATGATTCATGTCAGTTACCATTTAAGATACTGGAAAGGAATAAGCTTCTGGAAGTGTTTTTCTGTCTCAATTTACAATATAGTTACATTTAAACTTAGCTGGAGTTGAATCCATCCATCTTTTAATTTCTGGGtaaagttgttttggtttttttttcccattaaattgtgtttttaagggcttttttctgttatttttttttaaactagatgaAGTTATTccattaaatttaaagaaaataggaAGGATGCCATCCACAAAGAAAAGTAGTCTGGCAAAAAGATAATATATTTGGTTTAACTCTTTTAAACCAAAAAAGAGCTATGGAGATACCCTAGTCTTAGCTATGGAAATATGCTGGCATGTAATTTGAAAGTACTGCAGAGTTAAATGGAAAGGGATTTGGCTACATATACAATGCCAGAGCCTGCTCATttgcttttttctatttatgtacAAGCATGATTCTGCACTGTCTTGTCCTGCCCCCCAGAAATCCACACTAACTTAGAGTTCTTGCAAAATGTACATTCACTGAGTTAGTTATTTTGTTTAGAAGTTGTATACTCACCAAGGAAAgaatagtttcttctttttcttaagtTGTCATTAAGTATTTGCTATTCATCCTTTTCTCTACAAATGCATATTGGAAAGTGTTAAGTGAGTTTATTAGTAGAAAACATAGCATAATGAGATAACAAATGtgaatgcatatatatatactcCAAAATTACctataaataagaataaaataacagTTGAATTCATCTACCTCCAACATGCATATCTAGAACAGGTTATAATTGAATTGCAGATAGGCTGATTAAATATAGCAACAGATATATTGATAGATAAATAAGGAAATTAATTCATGATAGATATCCAAGTTTGAACCCTGCAATACCTCCTGTCTTCTTGtcttaattattttgtttagaCAAAAAAATTAGTAAACGTTTCCAAAGTTATAACACTATAATATTTAAagctctctccagctttctccttCTCCAAGCTATGTCACTATTCTTTTCTATCCTTCCTCTCAGTTCATCTTTTAGCTAAGAATTGTACACAAAAATGTGCAGTTTaccaccaggaaaaaaagcttctCCATGTTGCTGGTGGTTTTCTGGGGAGGAGGTCAACACACACCTATCTCCTTATTGCTCATCTCCTTTTATATTCCTAACTCGGACTTAATTCTAGAACCTAAATATATTACTATCTCTGTAGAATGTGAAAGAAACTAAGAATATTATGGAACAGGAAATAATGAGCATTTTGCAAAAGATAGGATAACAGGTTGCTATGTTGTTTCTTCTGTCCCCAGAGAATTGTGCCTTAACTGAGGGTGCCTTTCACACACTCTGACCTTGAAGAATGCTGCATCCCCCGAACTTTCATGTGTGCCCAAGGAATAACTTCAGGGATGCtgaaaaaaggatatttttattaACTCATGCTGAAAGTATCCACCGATGCTTCAGCTGAAA encodes:
- the LOC128141182 gene encoding olfactory receptor 5V1-like, which codes for MENQTSGTEFVLLGLTRDPFLQSLLFTVVLIIYLIILLGNMVIMLVIRIDCHLHSPMYFFLFHLALVDICYATTVVPKILMNFLVKGSITIAVNACMTQMFFIFLSAGCEVFMLSVMAYDRYVAICNPLKYQEAMSKHFCYQLVGSSWAMGLLYSALNIIPVLNIQFCGHAEIKHFSCELPPLLSAACSGTYLSKLILLFSAVIFGSSSFLLTLISYIYIITTVLKIRSAEGRHKAFSTCSSHFIVVGLLYITALFQYTKPKSVSSIILDQVLSTQYSILTPMLNPIIYSLKNKDVKAALGRILKKLQFV